From a single Candidatus Poribacteria bacterium genomic region:
- a CDS encoding DUF1788 domain-containing protein: MGWHEVIGELEGKLEGTLKGTYRPLDGIPFFRVQYPPSEEREALRQFRLLAERLFKRGWRSECVSLTDMFREALLDLLGCPPSQLSERLKLLEREQDRSELQERLSEYLPYEIVKAIQGFLSGSSSQDVVVLLRMGALYPFLRPSSLLSMMEGQISCVVVLPYPGTTLGAMLDAPPADPHGGYYRGEVIQ, encoded by the coding sequence ATGGGTTGGCATGAGGTGATAGGGGAGTTGGAGGGAAAATTAGAGGGCACATTGAAGGGTACGTACCGTCCTTTGGATGGAATACCCTTCTTTCGGGTTCAATATCCCCCCTCCGAGGAACGTGAAGCGCTTCGACAGTTCCGTCTTCTGGCGGAACGTCTGTTCAAGCGTGGATGGAGATCAGAATGTGTTTCGCTTACCGATATGTTCCGGGAGGCGCTCCTCGATCTGTTGGGTTGTCCGCCCTCCCAGCTTTCGGAACGGTTGAAGCTCCTGGAGAGGGAACAGGATAGATCCGAGTTGCAGGAACGCCTCTCGGAGTATCTGCCTTATGAGATAGTGAAAGCCATTCAGGGGTTTCTGTCGGGATCATCATCCCAAGATGTGGTCGTGTTACTTCGAATGGGAGCGCTCTATCCCTTCCTTCGACCATCATCGCTTCTCTCAATGATGGAGGGACAGATATCGTGTGTGGTGGTTCTGCCCTATCCGGGCACCACCTTAGGGGCGATGCTAGATGCCCCTCCTGCCGATCCACACGGCGGATATTACAGAGGCGAGGTGATCCAATAG
- a CDS encoding DUF1819 family protein, with the protein MEDKPKFQAHLQRGGTALNEMRRLLEAFAEHHDYKLLRKQALEENLLGKSSEHFIKDLLSVFRRVFLKDLGLPPVGSVALAMRSNISDAAKVQILFPYFVRSDPLVERCYRDLVIKRLNEREPSLTSGEVAAHLLELSTRHPELGRWSDYLRLRWSRGFIALLRHFGLMERHPRNEIRRLWLLPEPFAFFLLWLWEREGSFLEAERDEIWEILQLTDQLREELLSEGGVRGWWRYQRLGGIVEFQPQFSNPEEWLYHGLA; encoded by the coding sequence GTGGAGGATAAACCCAAATTTCAAGCCCATCTGCAAAGAGGCGGGACGGCTCTGAATGAGATGAGACGTCTTCTCGAAGCGTTTGCCGAGCATCATGATTACAAGCTCCTGAGGAAACAAGCTCTTGAGGAAAATCTGCTCGGCAAAAGTTCGGAGCACTTTATCAAAGATCTGCTGAGCGTTTTCAGGCGAGTCTTCCTCAAGGACCTCGGTCTTCCTCCCGTCGGCTCGGTGGCGCTGGCGATGCGCTCGAACATCTCAGACGCAGCCAAGGTTCAAATTCTGTTCCCGTATTTCGTGCGCAGCGATCCGCTTGTGGAGCGGTGCTATCGGGATCTGGTGATTAAACGCCTGAACGAAAGGGAGCCAAGCCTTACAAGCGGCGAGGTGGCCGCTCACCTCCTCGAGCTCAGCACGAGACATCCCGAGCTCGGACGATGGTCGGATTACCTCCGTCTGCGATGGTCACGTGGGTTTATCGCCCTGCTACGACATTTCGGATTGATGGAACGTCATCCGCGCAACGAAATCCGACGTCTGTGGCTCCTACCCGAACCTTTCGCGTTCTTCCTGCTGTGGCTGTGGGAACGTGAAGGTTCCTTTCTGGAGGCCGAGCGCGATGAAATATGGGAGATATTGCAACTGACCGATCAACTCCGGGAGGAACTGCTCTCGGAAGGAGGGGTGCGAGGATGGTGGCGCTACCAAAGGCTTGGGGGGATCGTGGAGTTTCAACCTCAGTTTTCAAACCCTGAGGAGTGGCTGTATCATGGGTTGGCATGA
- the brxL gene encoding protease Lon-related BREX system protein BrxL translates to MNRLDEKVLNLFPGRVVRKDLVSNLKGQLNVPAYVLEYLLGKYCSSADEGVIEAGLREVKRILVENYVRPDQSEWFKSQVRERGHYRLIDKVKVRLVETEDKYWANLVNLQIDRVHIEEDLVGRYERMLGGGVWAIVDLAYDPQLVHKGELRPFLIRNLQPIQLASGNLLREVQERRSRFTRGEWLDLLLRSVGIEPAVMPDRLKMLYLVRLIPLVENNYNLVEFGPRGTGKSYVYREISPYAILVSGGDVTVPSLFISHIGRGRMGLVGLWDVVAFDEVAGLTRLANPQAINLLKDYMESGSFSRGREEIIALASLVFIGNINADVEVALRTSHLFTPFPSEMQDLAFLDRFHAYLPGWEFPKMSSALLTSHFGLVIDYLAEVFRELRKLSFGDVIDQHFKLGEALNKRDERAVRKTVSGLIKLLHPDLGYTKAELEEYLTLALELRRRVKEQLKRMGGVEYWNSSLSYQDVESGHEKFVLLPEQGEADVIPSDPLPPGTTFTVGLDLESQRYALFRVEVALMKGSGYTVTGAAGRAMREAVRTAYDYLRSNVHRFTIDRSLDDLHVHFQIVNLMQAKEGSQTASAFFVSLFSALVGRHVRPATVVLGEITVQGGVLPVSDLAECVQLAKENGARSVLVPIANAKDIPHIPPEILAGLDLAFYSDPRDCLLKAIQEGERWRINPNFKPICKEAGRL, encoded by the coding sequence ATGAACCGATTGGACGAGAAGGTTTTAAATCTCTTCCCCGGTAGAGTTGTCAGGAAGGATCTCGTCAGCAACCTCAAGGGACAGCTCAATGTGCCCGCCTACGTTCTGGAGTATCTTCTGGGCAAGTATTGCTCATCCGCCGATGAGGGCGTGATCGAGGCAGGGCTGAGAGAGGTTAAACGAATCCTTGTTGAAAACTACGTCCGACCGGATCAATCGGAATGGTTCAAATCTCAGGTGCGCGAGCGCGGACATTACCGGCTTATAGACAAGGTTAAAGTACGTCTGGTGGAGACGGAAGATAAATACTGGGCTAATCTGGTGAACCTCCAGATCGATCGGGTGCATATCGAGGAGGATTTAGTTGGGAGATATGAGAGGATGTTGGGTGGGGGAGTATGGGCCATTGTAGATCTCGCTTACGATCCTCAACTGGTTCACAAGGGCGAATTACGCCCGTTTCTGATACGGAATCTCCAACCCATTCAGCTCGCCTCAGGAAACCTGCTGAGAGAAGTACAGGAGAGACGATCCCGATTCACACGAGGGGAATGGCTGGATCTGTTGCTGCGAAGCGTCGGAATTGAGCCTGCGGTGATGCCGGATCGGCTCAAAATGCTTTACCTCGTCCGTCTTATCCCTCTGGTCGAGAACAACTACAACCTGGTTGAATTCGGCCCGCGTGGGACCGGAAAAAGCTATGTCTACAGGGAGATATCTCCATACGCCATTTTGGTCTCCGGCGGCGATGTGACGGTGCCGAGCCTTTTCATCTCACACATAGGGCGTGGGAGGATGGGACTCGTCGGTTTATGGGATGTGGTGGCCTTCGACGAGGTGGCCGGGCTTACCCGTCTGGCCAATCCGCAGGCGATCAACCTGCTCAAGGACTACATGGAGTCCGGAAGCTTCAGCCGCGGCAGGGAGGAGATCATAGCTTTGGCCTCACTCGTTTTCATCGGGAACATCAACGCCGATGTGGAAGTGGCCCTTCGAACCAGTCATCTCTTCACCCCTTTCCCGTCGGAGATGCAGGACCTTGCATTTCTCGACCGCTTCCATGCCTATCTCCCTGGCTGGGAATTCCCGAAGATGTCCAGCGCTTTGCTCACATCTCACTTCGGTCTGGTTATAGACTATCTAGCCGAGGTTTTTCGGGAACTGCGAAAACTAAGTTTCGGCGATGTCATAGATCAACACTTCAAGCTCGGTGAGGCTTTAAACAAGCGTGATGAAAGGGCTGTCCGCAAGACCGTTTCGGGATTGATCAAGTTGCTTCATCCCGACCTTGGATACACGAAGGCCGAACTGGAGGAGTATCTGACGCTAGCTCTGGAACTGCGACGACGGGTGAAAGAGCAGTTGAAGCGGATGGGTGGGGTGGAGTATTGGAACAGTTCTCTCTCCTATCAAGATGTGGAAAGTGGGCATGAAAAGTTCGTCCTCCTTCCGGAACAGGGTGAGGCGGATGTTATCCCGTCGGATCCACTACCTCCTGGAACCACGTTTACGGTCGGACTTGATCTGGAAAGCCAGCGTTACGCGCTTTTCAGGGTGGAAGTGGCGTTGATGAAGGGCAGCGGCTATACGGTGACGGGTGCGGCGGGTAGGGCGATGAGAGAGGCCGTTCGAACCGCCTACGATTACCTCCGCAGCAACGTCCATCGGTTTACCATAGACCGATCCCTCGATGACCTTCACGTGCATTTCCAGATAGTCAACCTCATGCAGGCTAAGGAGGGCAGCCAGACGGCATCGGCCTTCTTCGTATCGCTCTTTTCGGCTTTGGTCGGCAGACATGTTCGACCCGCCACCGTGGTTCTGGGTGAGATCACCGTTCAAGGCGGAGTGCTTCCGGTGAGCGATCTGGCGGAGTGTGTCCAGTTGGCTAAGGAAAACGGCGCTCGAAGTGTGCTCGTGCCGATCGCCAACGCCAAAGATATACCCCATATCCCCCCGGAGATCCTCGCCGGTTTGGATCTGGCGTTCTACTCCGACCCAAGGGATTGCCTTCTTAAGGCCATACAGGAGGGAGAAAGGTGGAGGATAAACCCAAATTTCAAGCCCATCTGCAAAGAGGCGGGACGGCTCTGA
- a CDS encoding DNA polymerase III subunit alpha, producing the protein MSSANFVHLHVHSEYSLLDGACRIKDMISWAVENDSPAMAITDHGNMFGVIEFYLKAKEAGIKPIIGCEVYMAPRSRFERGEKGGRNSQKESSYHLILLAENLRGYKNLLKLVSMGYIEGFYYHPRIDKELLARYSEGLIALTSCVQGEVPTLIARNRVDDARKVIAQFKEIMGPDNFFLELQNHNLETERKVMPVMVQLAREMNVPLVATNDSHYVKAEDAEIHDVLLAIQTGKVLDDPNRLRFSGEGFHLRSEEEMRRVMSDFPEEALVNTLLIADRCEVDLQFGGTILPDYEVPEGYTPDSYLEKLCWEGARRRYGDEIPQEVKERLQHELNIIKQTGYAGYFLIVWDYVRFAREKGFPVSVRGSGGGSLVLYVLGVTSFDPLKYDLLFERFLNPERVTMPDIDLDFCPEHREMVIDYLIQKYGRNSVTHVAAFHEMKAKAAIRDVARALGIPLSEVDRVVKLIPSTLGIKLEDAFEESPELRKLAEREEYKRWFRIARALEGIKRHVSIHASGIVISKGEVIEHVPLFKDKHDRVATQFDMDMLTEVGMVKFDFLAVQTIAEIHNTIKLIEKRRGIKIDLDEIPFDDPDTYDLIGKGLLAGIFQLEKSAGMRAVIRQIKPRSFEDFIPIPALYRPGPIESGMMDSYIRRKLGVEEVEYPHPVLKPILEKTYGVCLYQEQVMQIAQAMAGYSLGEADLLRRAMAKKKPEEMQKHREKFIKGAEAKGISAEVAGQVFDSIEPFAGYAFNKAHTTAYAILSYQMAYLKAHYPEEFMATLMTSEAGDSAKIVNYMNECRKLGIEVLPPDINESDVGFTVVGDGKIRFGLSAVKNVSDNAIKAIVEERKNGPFKSLFDFCQRLDLKTVNRKTIESLIKCGAFDSLGGHRAQYMATLERAIKSAQKRQRDKQIGQMTMFDFAPKLAATTEKLEEAQPWDEETTLAYEREMLGFYLSKHPLSIYEDVIEDYTNATTMSLNELSNGAEVFIAGMISAIRTTTTKKGDMMAFLTLEDLEGVTDVVVFPDTYSACSEHLEEGKLIWLRGTVKPARSNGGETADEEEEEVIVKKQIQATEIHPLAEVREKLTTAVEISIPPTKLHRRILDQLKEICANNRGECMLFLKLNREEIGEVVIAAKSYRVSPNEAFLKRVERLLGKGSVRTSNRDMRLKAAS; encoded by the coding sequence ATGAGCAGCGCCAACTTCGTTCATCTCCACGTTCATAGCGAATATAGCCTCCTTGACGGCGCATGTAGGATAAAGGATATGATCAGCTGGGCCGTCGAGAACGATTCGCCCGCTATGGCTATAACCGATCACGGCAATATGTTCGGCGTCATAGAGTTCTATCTTAAGGCCAAGGAGGCGGGCATCAAACCCATCATCGGCTGCGAGGTATATATGGCCCCCAGAAGCAGGTTCGAAAGGGGTGAGAAGGGGGGCAGAAATTCACAGAAGGAAAGCTCATATCACCTGATACTCCTGGCCGAGAACCTAAGGGGATACAAGAACCTGTTGAAGCTGGTCTCGATGGGGTATATCGAGGGGTTTTATTACCATCCGAGGATAGATAAGGAGCTCCTGGCCCGGTATAGCGAAGGGCTGATCGCCCTGACCTCATGCGTCCAGGGCGAGGTCCCCACCTTGATCGCCCGGAACAGGGTGGACGACGCCAGAAAGGTCATAGCGCAGTTTAAGGAGATTATGGGACCGGATAACTTCTTCCTGGAACTGCAAAATCATAACCTGGAGACCGAACGTAAGGTCATGCCGGTGATGGTTCAGCTCGCCAGGGAGATGAACGTCCCGCTCGTGGCGACCAACGACTCCCATTATGTTAAGGCGGAAGACGCCGAGATACATGATGTGCTCCTGGCCATTCAAACCGGCAAGGTGCTCGATGATCCCAATAGACTCCGATTTTCGGGAGAGGGGTTCCATCTTCGCAGCGAGGAGGAGATGCGGCGTGTCATGTCCGATTTCCCCGAAGAAGCCCTTGTCAACACGCTGTTGATAGCCGACAGATGTGAGGTTGATCTCCAGTTCGGCGGAACCATACTTCCGGACTACGAGGTGCCCGAAGGGTACACGCCGGATTCATATCTGGAGAAGCTGTGTTGGGAGGGCGCAAGGCGAAGATATGGCGACGAGATACCACAGGAGGTCAAGGAGAGGCTTCAGCATGAGCTGAACATAATCAAGCAGACCGGATACGCGGGATATTTCCTGATAGTTTGGGATTACGTCCGGTTCGCCCGTGAGAAGGGATTTCCGGTAAGCGTCAGGGGATCGGGCGGTGGCAGCTTGGTTCTCTACGTGTTGGGGGTGACGAGCTTCGATCCGTTGAAATACGATCTGCTTTTTGAGAGGTTCCTCAATCCCGAGCGCGTCACGATGCCCGATATAGACCTGGACTTCTGTCCCGAACATCGGGAGATGGTGATAGATTACCTCATCCAAAAATACGGACGTAACAGCGTCACGCATGTGGCGGCATTTCATGAGATGAAGGCCAAGGCTGCCATAAGGGATGTAGCCCGAGCCCTGGGGATACCGCTCTCCGAGGTCGATAGAGTCGTCAAGCTGATCCCCTCCACGCTGGGAATCAAGTTGGAGGACGCTTTCGAGGAATCACCTGAGCTTAGAAAGCTGGCCGAGAGGGAGGAATATAAGAGATGGTTCAGGATCGCTCGAGCGCTTGAGGGGATAAAGAGACATGTCTCCATCCACGCATCCGGGATAGTTATCTCCAAAGGTGAGGTCATCGAACATGTGCCGCTTTTCAAGGATAAACACGATCGGGTCGCAACACAGTTCGATATGGACATGCTCACGGAAGTGGGCATGGTCAAATTCGATTTCCTGGCCGTCCAGACGATTGCGGAGATACATAACACGATCAAGCTCATCGAGAAAAGACGGGGAATCAAGATCGATCTCGATGAGATCCCGTTTGACGATCCCGATACCTACGATCTGATAGGCAAGGGGCTGCTTGCAGGCATATTCCAGCTTGAAAAATCAGCGGGGATGCGAGCGGTGATCAGGCAGATCAAGCCGAGAAGCTTCGAGGATTTCATCCCCATCCCGGCCCTCTATCGCCCCGGCCCGATCGAGAGCGGCATGATGGACAGTTACATCCGCAGAAAGCTTGGAGTGGAGGAGGTGGAGTATCCGCATCCGGTGTTGAAACCCATACTTGAAAAGACCTATGGGGTGTGCCTCTATCAGGAGCAGGTGATGCAGATCGCTCAGGCGATGGCCGGATACTCCCTCGGAGAGGCCGATCTGCTGCGAAGGGCGATGGCCAAGAAGAAACCGGAGGAGATGCAGAAACACCGCGAGAAGTTCATCAAGGGAGCAGAGGCAAAGGGCATCTCGGCTGAGGTCGCCGGCCAGGTCTTCGATTCGATAGAGCCGTTCGCCGGATATGCCTTCAACAAGGCTCATACCACCGCCTATGCTATCCTGTCCTATCAGATGGCATACCTGAAGGCACATTACCCCGAGGAGTTCATGGCCACCCTGATGACAAGCGAGGCGGGTGATAGCGCCAAGATCGTCAACTACATGAACGAGTGCCGTAAGCTCGGAATAGAGGTGCTGCCGCCGGACATAAACGAGAGCGATGTGGGCTTCACCGTGGTAGGCGATGGGAAGATCCGATTCGGCCTCTCCGCAGTTAAAAACGTCAGCGATAACGCCATAAAGGCGATCGTCGAGGAGCGTAAAAACGGGCCCTTCAAATCCCTGTTCGATTTCTGTCAGAGGCTCGACCTGAAGACCGTAAACCGCAAGACGATAGAGAGCCTCATAAAATGCGGGGCCTTCGACTCATTGGGCGGACATCGGGCTCAATATATGGCGACGCTGGAGCGGGCGATCAAATCCGCTCAGAAGAGACAGAGGGATAAGCAGATCGGGCAGATGACCATGTTCGATTTCGCCCCTAAGCTCGCCGCCACAACGGAAAAGCTGGAGGAGGCACAGCCATGGGACGAGGAGACCACGCTGGCGTATGAGAGGGAGATGCTCGGGTTCTATCTCTCGAAACATCCGCTCTCGATATATGAGGATGTGATCGAGGATTACACCAATGCCACAACCATGAGTCTGAACGAGCTCTCAAACGGCGCCGAGGTGTTCATCGCCGGCATGATATCCGCCATCAGAACCACAACCACCAAAAAGGGCGACATGATGGCCTTTCTCACGCTGGAGGATCTGGAGGGGGTGACCGACGTGGTGGTCTTCCCCGACACCTATTCGGCATGCTCCGAGCATCTCGAAGAGGGTAAGCTCATATGGCTCAGGGGTACGGTGAAGCCGGCGAGATCGAACGGAGGGGAAACGGCGGATGAGGAAGAGGAAGAGGTGATCGTCAAGAAGCAGATTCAGGCCACGGAGATCCATCCGCTCGCCGAGGTCAGGGAGAAGCTCACCACCGCCGTGGAAATCTCCATTCCACCGACCAAGCTGCATAGGAGAATTCTGGATCAGCTCAAGGAGATATGCGCCAACAATCGCGGGGAATGTATGTTGTTTTTGAAGCTCAACAGAGAGGAGATAGGCGAGGTGGTGATAGCAGCTAAAAGCTATCGCGTCTCCCCCAACGAGGCTTTTCTCAAAAGGGTGGAGAGGCTGCTGGGAAAGGGAAGCGTCAGAACAAGCAACAGGGATATGAGGTTGAAGGCTGCTAGCTAA